The Babylonia areolata isolate BAREFJ2019XMU chromosome 2, ASM4173473v1, whole genome shotgun sequence genome segment aggagcagatgtttcgccattgtcttggactcgagcctgcatgccttcatggaattggctgaccaaggaaataaatttccgagggcatccgtacttggccatgatcttccacagtccctctctactcacggtgtcgaaggccttagtgaggtcgacataggtggagaacagatcagcattttgctcctgacatttctcttgcagctgccttgcagcaaacaccatgtcggtggttccgcgctctttccggaatccacattggctctcaggcaaatgaccttggtcaaggtgtgctgtgaggcggtttagtaggatcctggcaagtatcttgcctgcgatggagagcaaggaaatgccccgatggttatcacaggcttgccggttcccctttcgcttgtacaagtgaatgatagatgcatctttgaaatcctgggggatcgtgtCTTCTTTCCatatgagtgagtacagctgatggagcttctcagtcagcacagtgcctccatccttgtagacctctgctggtatggagtctgagccaggtgctttgccactggatagcagacggattgctttctgggtctcaagaggtgttggcggatcgtccagtgcttcgttgatggggacttgtgggagacggtctatggcttcatcatttatggaggaagggcgatttaagacactgttgaagtgctcagcccagcgttcgagaattttctccttctcggtgatcaaggtattcccatctgcactgaggaggggggatgatcctgaggatgtggggccgtagacttcttttaaggcatcatagaacctcttcatatcgtgcctgtcagcatatccctggatctcatcagctttgtcactcagccacttatcctgcatttggcgtaacttttgctgaacagtcctgcggatgacATCGTACGCATCCtgttttgatgtggactttgggttgctcaggtaggcttgatgcagacggcgtttctcatccagaagctgcttgatttcatcacagttttcatcaaaccagtcttcgtgctttctggtcatgggtcccagggtctctgaagctgttctatagatcagctcacgcagggtcctccagtcagactccacattctggttgtccagagaggcggattccagacgatcttccagcagctccacaaaggactgtttgatggtgatgtttttcagcttagcgatgttgagccgttttggagccttctggccttgggggcgtctcttgggctggattcgaatattcagcttcgagactacaaggcaatggtctgtccaacactcggcgccgcacatggtctttgttacacgtacatcttgcctatcccttttcctgacgatgacataatcgatgagatgccaatgctttgagcgagggtgcatccatgacgtcctgttacgggtagggaggcagaaaactgtgttggttatcagcagttcgtgctctgcacaggtctgaagcaaaaagcaatccatttgggttgcagtggcccacaccgtgctttccaatcactccatcccaggagatgtagtcagagccaactctagcattgaagtccccaagaatgatgagatTTATCTGCTTTTCTATTCTTGCCTGCTATAGTTGGATAGGCGGGTTGTGTTCTTCGACCCTTACTTTACCTGTGTAAGACATGGACATACGCCCATCAGTGCTGATTGACTGATACGAGTGTACGTGCATGTGCCAACGTGAACTGTGAGTGTTATGAAAGTGTAcgtgtgctttttattttttttattttattttttattattattttttttcaaacgggAAGTTACAGCTTAACTATTTACCGCCCAGTtatgtacttttgtgtgtgactgtaggtGTTAATCGTCATTTTTCTGTAGTTTCTACTTCTCGtaatatatctttttctttctttctttttgtcgccCTTATTTTTGCCTATTCTCTAGTATTTATATACATATTCCTCGTATTGTCATTGGCAATAAAACTGTCAGggacagtctatctatctatctatctatctatctaaaaaaaacaacaactgtgacaatctatctatctatcgatgtgTCTCAGTGTCCcagtgtccgtttgtctgtctgaatctatctatctatctatctatctatgtgacTGTCCCAgtgtcctcttgtctgtctgaatcatacaatctatttatctatctatctatctaccaaacTGTCAGTGACAATCTAACTGTCAGTGAcagcctgtctatctatctatctacgtggCTGTCCcagtgtccgtttgtctgtctgaatctatctctctatctatctctctatctctctatatatatctatctctctatctatctctctatctatctatatgtctcagtctatctatatatttatctatctctctgtctatatatctatctatctgtctatcgaatGCTTACAGTCCAGCAGTGCAACATGCCGATAGTACACTTCCCCGACGCGGCCGGCAAAACGGTGACGTTGCGGACATACGGCGACAAGGGCCACCACATCACCGCTTCAGATTTCCCCCAGGAGGTGATAGAGAACATCCACAACGTGACCGTGGTTGAGGACGACGTCCTCCTCTGCTCCTACCCGAAGACCGGTTGCCACTGGCTGTGGGAGATGGCTAGGATGCTCCAAGCCGGCACGTCtgaggtggagaaggtggagaaggaacAGTACATGATGGAGAGCAGATCACAGTCTCAGCTCTCCCAGCTGCCTTCCCCGAGAATCCTCAACACCCACGTCCTCTTCCACCAGCTGCCCCAAGCCGCAAAAGACGGCAAGGTGAAGGTCCTCTTCATTTATCGCAACCCGAAGGACGTGGCGGTGTCTTTGTACCACCACGTCCGCAAGATTCCCTGCTTTCAGTACGAAGGAGAGTTCGGTGACTACCTCACGGAGCTGTTCCTCAAAGGTCGAGTGGAAGCCGGACTGTATTTCACCTACaccagagactgggagagggtgATGGACAGCAGACCCAACCTCCCCATCTTCGCGTTGTCCTACGAAGAGCTTCAGGCCGACACCTTCAGCAAGGCCAAAGAGCTGGCCAGGTTCCTGGGGTCTTCGGCAGATGATGACACCATCCATGACATCGTGGACAAGTGCTCCTTTGGCAGCATGCTGGACCGTAAGGGTAAGCACTGGACTGAAAAACTGGGGTCTCCGGTCATGTACAGGAAGGGCAAAGTGGGAGACTGGAAGAACTGGTTCACTGTGGCCCACAGCGAGATGATGGACCAGATCgttgagaaagagatggaagggtCCAGGTTCAAGTTTCAGTACACGCTTTGAAGTGCTGCTGAAGCTCTTGGTGTCTCTCAATCGGTATATATCACCAGGTGATGGACAAAATAGCCGTTGCTTCGAGAAGCTGATGTTTGCGACCGAAAACATATCTAGTCACTGATATAATTAATCGTGACTTAATAAATCAAAttcattgtgtgttttgattttgaggcatatttttttctgtctgtgcagTGTGAAGACAAAACATGGGCAAGGTCTGTGTTAAAACAACAGCATACGAAAGCTTATCTAGGATCCTCAAAAACCAAGAATTTGTTAAGTCAGTGTGTTTCGTGTTCTCCTGTAACTGTCAtctgtcgtcgtcttcttcatatCCTTCGCAATAGCAATACAAATTACGTAAACTTCCATGTCTTTATATTCAATCTGCCATTAAAAGTATTCAGAATAATTATTGACTTTCATTACTAGTCAGACTGAAAGTTACTGCTATCCATATACCAAAAACACTCAATAAAATCCATGTGACCTGACATGGTCACATGATCACACGAACAGCTCTTCGATCTTTCTGTTTTCACCATTCCCACAACCTCCAggcctccagccccccccccccccccccccccccccgcccctcccctctctgtctgtctctcacgcgtgcacgcatgcacacacactgaaacacacacacacacatggcgcacgcgcctgcgcgcgcgagagagagagacagagagacagagagagagagagagattcacgaaTTTGAATGTTTGGGCCTCCGGACTGTAAATGTAGGTGCATAATAGCAAATGGTTGTAAattaaataaacacaatacaataaaatgaaagcataaaCCGGTAGTGAGACATAATGGAGAGAGCCGCCGTTTTCAGAGTTGGTCCACGGATGTTATTGTTCGTAGCTCCGGAATCGAACACGGAGCCGGTGTGAGAGCCGCAAACTACGACAACCTGCTGGGTTTTACCCGGGCTCCTTCTCGATTTGCCTCCATTGGTCAACGGGGTCATTTGTGGCTGGTTAAGATCGACGCCGTCCCACCACCATCCCAGCCCCCTGTCCCCGTCGGAAAGTACTCCTCCTTCTGTGGGTATAATGAAGCCATGGAAAAAGGGAAAGGAGTCAAATCCAACTGGAAGGATCgggtgggagaagaggggggggggggggttgtcagttCTGACTCTTCGAAGTTTACCTCCAGGGATCATTCCAGGCTAGTCAACACAGACATGTAGTTCATTTGGACAAGCCAGATTTGACCccatggtaaaaaaaagaaagaagaaaaacaataatcaaacaacaacaacaacaaaactaataggacggggggggggggggggggggggggggggggggggggagggggggggggggagaacaggatGCTACACCTGTCTCACGTGCACGTCTGGTTACAGTCTGAAGGTGCTGACTTCTTCAAATTTTGGGGAGTCACATTCGCAGCAGTGGACTTCACtgagaaacaaaatggaaaaacaattagggaagagaatgctgcctacaaagtcacgacctccagcctaacgatggaagttgaagctgtgacacatgccctccagtggctatcgtctacccatatgcccggaaaccaacatgccatgattctaaccgactcaatgaacctcatacagaaaattgaaaatggaatgggaagcccagagtagcataaggcaatgcgcaacttagtggcataaggcaatgcgcaactttcagattaaaaaaacttacatggtcatactgcccgggacatgcaggtgttaagggaaatgagcgagctgacagacttgctggtaacgcaacaacaacgagcggcctacatctaggaaaatcggaaatcctcagaaaagtccaagaatatcaaaaagtacaggtacaaggccatcacaccatcgatcgcctcaaagaaataaaggtagagagagggagcggccgtaagtctagcatgaaaggtagagcacgatgctttgcaaatcaaacaaatatcggcatcatttccaaaccaacattgcgcaaatttcttcaaaacggaacagagtctctgtgggcttttccaaatacaacataCTGAGTTTACGAGTacacttgggccaacagcaaagtgagagctgtattatcaatggtttctccagtcaatgggatcccatttacagcttagtcttttgtgaaggactatgactctcaaactaggaggtaaaattgcactggctcttagtgctgcagccttgtggttagttggcctttagaaaccatcccaacgccgactgtcctaaaaccctcttggccgagagagtggggatgtaacttgggcaagacactctccactataatcaaattctagcccaaatagtcggaacagcagttgcctcctctgctgttctgatggtcatagtcggacacgactgactatcatatatatataagactgagcaacacactagacgccacgttcttggcatcagagatctttcccacccctcttgcggccaatcagtggcagcctctgtgcgtcatgtgtgtgtgtgtgggtctgtgtgtttgtgtgcgtgtgtgcgtgcgcgagggtgtaagtgtacacaagtgtcaggagagttatgtgcacgtgcgtgtgtgtttgtgtgtgtgtgtgtgtgtgtgtgtgggggggggggggtagaggatgaggtatgtgtgtgtatgcatgcctacactgtggaagcaacggaatattggaacgtgcgggtgtgcatatatatatttgtatatatgtgtatgggtttgggggtgggggatatgggcgtatgtgcgtgtgcttgtacaagtaagtgtgcctctgtgtgtgtgcgtgtgtgtgtgtgtgtgtgtgtgtgtgtgtgtgtgcgtgtgtgcgcgcgcgatacGTAgcatagaaatgagtgtgtggaggaggggggtagagggggtgcagggtaatgtgtgtgtgtgtgtgtgtgtgtgtgtgtgtgtgtgttggggctcatgtacgtttatgtgtatttgattgtgctttcacatcttgaaactgcatgtttagtgcatatctgttatgcatatgtgtgggtatgtgtgaatgtgtgtctgcatgttttacatttatttgcttatttatcatcattgttgtcttttttaatttcattttatttattttattctatttcattttatttatttatttatttatctttttatttttgtacgcttatagttgacttcattaagtttttgcgccttgtaaatattattattatcagtagtagttcttttttatgcatttatctattattcatttatgtatttacttctttctttttcttttcttttatttagtgttatatatatatatatatatatatatatatatatatatatatatatatatatatatttcttttctttttttctcaaggcctgactaagcgcgttgggttatgctgctggtcaggcatctgcttggcagatgtggtgtagcgtatatggatttatctgaacgcagtgacgcctccttgaactacttaaactgaaactgaaactggacttctccgtaaaacatcaacaacataacacaaactgACGCCAGGGGGTACCTGCTCGTGAAGATGGTGAAGGAGACTTTTCAACAGACGTGGGTTTGGGCTGTTTTGGGACGTCCTTGTACTTTTTGGAATATCCTTGGACTGTTTTGGGACGTCCTTGAACTGACACCCTTTGACTGTTTTGGGACGTCCTGAGACTGACACCCTTTGACTGTTTTGGGACGTCCTGAGACTGACACCCTTTGACTGTTTTGGGACGTCCTGAGACTGACACCCTTTGACTGTTTTGGGACGTCCTTGAACTGACACCCTTTGACTGTTTTGGGACGTCCTGAGACTGACACCCTTTAATTGTTTGGGGACGTTGTAAGACTGACACCCTT includes the following:
- the LOC143279554 gene encoding sulfotransferase 6B1-like, which codes for MPIVHFPDAAGKTVTLRTYGDKGHHITASDFPQEVIENIHNVTVVEDDVLLCSYPKTGCHWLWEMARMLQAGTSEVEKVEKEQYMMESRSQSQLSQLPSPRILNTHVLFHQLPQAAKDGKVKVLFIYRNPKDVAVSLYHHVRKIPCFQYEGEFGDYLTELFLKGRVEAGLYFTYTRDWERVMDSRPNLPIFALSYEELQADTFSKAKELARFLGSSADDDTIHDIVDKCSFGSMLDRKGKHWTEKLGSPVMYRKGKVGDWKNWFTVAHSEMMDQIVEKEMEGSRFKFQYTL